A region from the Geobacter benzoatilyticus genome encodes:
- a CDS encoding helix-turn-helix domain-containing protein → MDYFNPGEFETLTIQEFCQRLHICQSEVYRLRNEGKLVPGRHFIKIGRVVRYFWCKEVLQDIHRTANDDKTGEAPPSQAPTRQNSRSRRLGRTENRVNWDIE, encoded by the coding sequence ATGGATTATTTCAACCCAGGTGAATTTGAAACTCTTACTATCCAAGAATTCTGTCAAAGATTGCACATATGCCAGAGCGAAGTCTATCGTTTGCGCAACGAGGGCAAGCTTGTTCCTGGACGCCATTTCATAAAGATAGGAAGAGTCGTCCGATATTTCTGGTGCAAGGAAGTGCTCCAGGATATTCACAGGACGGCGAACGACGACAAGACAGGAGAGGCCCCACCCTCACAGGCACCGACTCGGCAAAATAGCCGTTCACGCCGGCTGGGCCGAACAGAGAATCGAGTAAATTGGGATATTGAATAG